The DNA segment AGACTTAGACATAACCCTCCTGTAAATGCAGTACAGATGTCCAGTGCTGTCAGTCTCACTCATCCTGCTGTATACATGTGTGGGATGTTTTAGGACTCAGTGACTTTTGAGGATGTGGCTGTGAACTTCACCATGGAGGAGTGGACTTTACTGGGTCCTTCACAGAAGAAACTCTACAGAGATGTGATGCGGGAAACCTTCAGGAATCTGGCCTCAGTAGGTAAGGACAACAACATTTCTTCACCTTATCAATTCGAGAATGAATTGTTCTTGCTCAGTGAGGTGTGGgatgtggaaaaggaaaaatattggtAAGGAAATTAGGCATGGTCACAGCTCTAGGCATGGACCTAGAATCTAATAGTTTTTCTAAACCTTCGGAATTATTTTTCTGGGTCtacattttaggaaaaacatGGGAAGATCATGACACTGAAGATCAATACAAAAACCAGGAGAGAAAACTAAGGTGAGTTGCACTCACAATAAGAAGTAGTGTCTCATGTGAGATTCCTAGTGtgttacaaaattttaaaaagaagcaaacaacaaATGATCCATGCTTCAGTGTTTatgagaaatttttcaaaaaacaaaaaaaggaaaatttccccccaaatactTCCTGAAATGTGACATAGTTGTTCAGTGTTTGCAAAATAGTTCACTTGGAAACAGTGTTAGTAAACCCTGCATGTGAATATTGCTGTTTAAATGGTAGCAAGGGTGATGTCCTCTTGCAGAGCATTCAGTATATTCAACTTAAACAATTCAGGCTGGGGGAAACTTACACTGTCCCtataaatcataataaatataataaatgtaaaatcatTAATAAAGAAATCACTAATAATGTGCTTCTCATTATTTACAAAAGTTATATGGTTGAGGCACACTGTGAAAATAAAGAGGGTAATCAGTGTGGAGAAGA comes from the Camelus dromedarius isolate mCamDro1 chromosome 27, mCamDro1.pat, whole genome shotgun sequence genome and includes:
- the LOC105104072 gene encoding zinc finger protein 627 isoform X7, whose protein sequence is MDSVTFEDVAVNFTMEEWTLLGPSQKKLYRDVMRETFRNLASVGKTWEDHDTEDQYKNQERKLSAILPVILRVIPEVKESRYLSFLSQAIS
- the LOC105104072 gene encoding zinc finger protein 627 isoform X8, producing MDSVTFEDVAVNFTMEEWTLLGPSQKKLYRDVMRETFRNLASVGKTWEDHDTEDQYKNQERKLSAILPVILRVIPEVKEEQLGFSCFSDP
- the LOC105104072 gene encoding zinc finger protein 627 isoform X9, which codes for MDSVTFEDVAVNFTMEEWTLLGPSQKKLYRDVMRETFRNLASVGKTWEDHDTEDQYKNQERKLSAILPVILRVIPEVKEVSFPYA